TATGCTTTTTCCACAGAGAACTGGTCAAGGCCACAGGATGAAATCAATGCCTTAATGGAGCTTTTGGTAGATACAATCACCAAGGAAGTTCCCAATATGATGGAAAACAACATCAGGTTGGTGACTATAGGGCAATTACCCAGCCTTCCTATTGGATGCCAGAAAAAACTTCAGGAAACCAAGGAATTGACTGCAAAGAATACCGGTCTTACTGTTGTACTGGCAATCAGCTACAGTGGAAGATGGGAAATAGAGGAGGCGCTCAAAGCCATTGTCAAAAAAGTAGTGGACAAAGAATTAAGTATTGAAGAAATAACGCAGGAAGTAATTTCGGCGAATTTGAATACCAAAGATATTCCTGATCCTGAATTATTGATCAGGACCAGTGGAGAAATTAGAATCAGTAATTTTCTCCTGTGGCAATTGGCCTACACTGAACTGTATTTTACAGAGGTATTATGGCCGGATTTTAGAAAAGAGCATTTGATAGAAGCCATTCTTGATTATCAGAAAAGAGAAAGGCGGTTTGGTAAAACAGGTGCTCAGATTAAAACATGATTTTGATGAAAAAAATTATCAGTATCCTTTGCCTCCTGATTTTGGCAGGTAGTGTCCAGGCCCAGATCCGTTTGGGGCAAAGCCGCTATACGCCATCAAGGCCTGTGGATATTTTAGAGTTGAATTATTCCAAACCGGCAAAATACAGGATAGCAGAAATAAAAGCCGTTGGTTTGGCTACCCTTGATGAGGTGGCGATCATTTCGTTGTCCGGACTGAGAGTGGATGATGTCATTTCCGTACCGGGTGATAATATATCCAATGCATTGAAGCGTCTTTGGGGACAAGGTATCATCGGTGACGTGAAGATTTT
This window of the Aquiflexum balticum DSM 16537 genome carries:
- a CDS encoding isoprenyl transferase, which gives rise to MKELLDKNKIPQHIAVIMDGNGRWAQKKGAMRIFGHKNAITAVRETIEGAAELGLKYLTLYAFSTENWSRPQDEINALMELLVDTITKEVPNMMENNIRLVTIGQLPSLPIGCQKKLQETKELTAKNTGLTVVLAISYSGRWEIEEALKAIVKKVVDKELSIEEITQEVISANLNTKDIPDPELLIRTSGEIRISNFLLWQLAYTELYFTEVLWPDFRKEHLIEAILDYQKRERRFGKTGAQIKT